One stretch of Leadbetterella byssophila DSM 17132 DNA includes these proteins:
- a CDS encoding endonuclease MutS2 — protein sequence MLYPKNIENKLGFDKIKELLEEECVSALGRSFVAKMRFSNKYDLIRKMMAQTSEFRLILETESSFPNQNYLDVTEHLKRAAIPGAILYEEDFFDIRLSLTTIQQISHFFNHRPQFTELNTLRVAAMPAHHPKGWENLLTDIHAVIDDKGKVKDNASKELYEIRRKLAVEQNNVKRALERIYRTAKNSGWIGEDMSLTVRNGRLVLPILAEHKRKLSGFVHDETSTGNIAFVEPGEVLEANNEIRDLEIKERREVLRILEQLTTRLRPELPDLEKSYTFLGLMDFIRAKARLAIKTNSTFPLLIDETIIDWQNAKHPILYLTHQKQGKNVVPLHLRLDQENRILVVSGPNAGGKSVMLKTVGLLQYMAQCGLLVPLAPDSKVGLFRQMFIDIGDEQSIENDLSTYSSHLTNMREFLRHADRDSLFLIDEFGTGTEPSLGGALAEAILESFREKMAFGIVNTHYTNLKVFADKNEGLINGAMRFDAEELTPMFELEMGKPGNSFAFEVAQKMGLPPYIIKNAKKKLGKNQINFEKLLKELDIEKKVFSEQNAALNKQIEELKQRTEQYNSLKNFLETDKTRILNQAKEEAKKIVKDANKTIENTIRQIKESNAEKEASRIAREQVKRFEEEKLVPEKTPHHKPVLAKAEGPIAPGDYVRIKGQEALAQVMSINGKDAEILLGELKSNVKLNRLEKISRKEFKTAQKEGVKTMKGVDLNEKMTEFSFNLDVRGKRGEEALVAVDQLVDDAILLGYPQLRIVHGKGDGILRTLIRNHIKQYKQVGKMYDEHPDRGGAGVTIVDMK from the coding sequence ATGTTGTATCCGAAGAATATAGAAAACAAACTGGGTTTCGATAAGATCAAGGAACTCCTGGAAGAAGAATGTGTAAGCGCATTAGGTCGCTCCTTTGTGGCTAAAATGCGCTTTTCCAATAAATACGATTTGATCCGTAAAATGATGGCTCAAACCTCAGAATTTCGGCTCATACTGGAAACGGAATCTTCCTTCCCCAATCAAAACTATCTGGATGTTACAGAACACCTGAAAAGGGCGGCCATTCCGGGAGCCATCCTCTATGAGGAGGATTTCTTTGACATACGCCTTTCCTTGACTACCATCCAGCAAATCTCCCATTTCTTTAACCATAGACCTCAGTTTACAGAATTAAATACCTTAAGAGTAGCCGCTATGCCGGCTCACCATCCGAAAGGCTGGGAGAATCTTTTGACTGATATTCATGCTGTAATAGACGACAAAGGAAAGGTTAAAGACAATGCTTCAAAGGAATTGTATGAAATCAGAAGAAAACTGGCCGTTGAGCAAAACAATGTAAAGCGCGCTTTAGAGCGCATCTATCGCACAGCTAAAAACTCAGGTTGGATAGGTGAAGACATGAGCTTAACCGTCCGTAACGGTAGACTGGTTTTACCTATTCTGGCAGAACACAAGAGAAAACTCTCAGGTTTCGTACATGATGAAACATCCACCGGTAACATTGCCTTTGTAGAACCGGGTGAAGTTCTAGAAGCCAATAACGAGATCAGAGACCTAGAAATCAAAGAAAGAAGAGAAGTTCTACGGATCTTAGAACAGCTGACTACCCGATTAAGACCTGAACTTCCAGACCTGGAGAAATCATATACTTTCTTAGGACTGATGGACTTCATTCGTGCGAAAGCCCGACTAGCCATCAAAACCAATAGCACCTTCCCTCTGCTGATTGACGAGACGATAATCGACTGGCAAAACGCTAAACATCCCATCCTATACTTAACCCATCAAAAGCAAGGCAAAAATGTAGTGCCTTTACACTTGAGACTGGATCAAGAAAATAGAATTCTGGTGGTATCAGGCCCCAACGCCGGTGGTAAATCCGTCATGTTAAAAACCGTGGGACTGTTACAGTATATGGCCCAATGTGGTTTACTTGTGCCCCTAGCCCCGGACTCTAAAGTAGGCCTCTTCCGCCAAATGTTTATTGACATAGGCGACGAGCAAAGTATAGAAAACGACTTAAGTACTTATAGTTCACACCTGACAAACATGAGAGAGTTCCTACGCCATGCAGACAGGGACTCCCTATTCCTCATTGACGAATTTGGTACAGGTACAGAACCTTCTCTCGGTGGAGCGCTTGCAGAAGCCATATTAGAGAGCTTTAGAGAAAAAATGGCCTTTGGAATAGTTAATACACACTATACCAATCTGAAAGTCTTTGCGGACAAGAACGAAGGCCTGATTAACGGTGCCATGCGTTTTGATGCAGAGGAACTGACCCCTATGTTTGAATTAGAGATGGGTAAACCCGGGAATTCCTTTGCATTTGAAGTAGCTCAGAAAATGGGCTTACCTCCTTACATCATTAAAAATGCGAAGAAGAAGCTGGGTAAAAACCAGATCAACTTTGAAAAATTACTCAAAGAACTGGACATAGAGAAGAAAGTATTTTCCGAACAAAATGCAGCATTAAATAAGCAAATTGAAGAACTAAAACAAAGAACGGAGCAATACAACTCTCTGAAAAACTTCTTAGAAACGGATAAAACGCGCATTCTTAATCAAGCCAAAGAAGAAGCGAAGAAGATCGTCAAGGATGCGAATAAGACCATAGAAAATACCATTCGTCAGATCAAGGAATCCAATGCAGAGAAAGAAGCTTCCAGAATAGCCAGAGAACAGGTTAAACGCTTTGAAGAAGAAAAATTGGTTCCGGAAAAAACACCTCATCATAAACCTGTGCTTGCGAAAGCTGAAGGGCCGATTGCCCCAGGAGATTATGTAAGGATTAAAGGCCAGGAGGCTCTTGCTCAAGTGATGTCTATCAATGGTAAAGACGCCGAAATTCTGCTTGGAGAACTTAAATCCAATGTAAAACTGAACCGTCTGGAGAAAATCTCACGCAAAGAATTCAAGACAGCACAGAAAGAAGGTGTAAAAACCATGAAGGGAGTAGATCTGAATGAGAAAATGACCGAGTTCAGCTTCAATTTGGACGTGAGAGGAAAAAGAGGAGAAGAAGCTCTGGTGGCCGTAGATCAGCTAGTGGATGACGCTATTCTCCTAGGATACCCTCAACTGAGAATTGTGCATGGCAAAGGGGATGGAATATTAAGAACTTTGATTCGTAACCATATCAAACAATACAAACAGGTAGGAAAGATGTACGACGAGCACCCCGACCGCGGAGGGGCCGGAGTGACCATCGTTGACATGAAGTAA
- a CDS encoding septal ring lytic transglycosylase RlpA family protein: MKYLNRKITLVVSILLMTHLSIYAQKVDIGHSFKGLASYYHSKFLGRKTASGEIFSRGMYTCAHRSLPFGTLIEVENTKTGRWVIVRVNDRGPYSKNRVIDLSIDAAKHLGFLEKGVAHITAKVVGFENNLELLRDGFALEFYNCFLGLEKNPLKIPYLPIETSHVSLGI, from the coding sequence ATGAAATATTTAAATAGAAAAATAACATTAGTAGTAAGTATACTGTTAATGACTCATTTAAGTATTTACGCCCAAAAGGTCGACATAGGCCATTCCTTCAAAGGGCTTGCATCTTATTACCACAGCAAGTTCCTGGGTCGTAAAACCGCTAGCGGCGAAATTTTTTCCAGAGGCATGTACACCTGCGCTCATCGCTCTTTACCCTTTGGCACCTTAATAGAGGTAGAGAATACTAAAACAGGTCGCTGGGTAATCGTGAGAGTCAATGATCGTGGCCCATATTCTAAAAACAGAGTAATAGACCTATCCATAGATGCGGCAAAGCACCTAGGTTTTCTGGAAAAAGGTGTAGCACATATTACAGCCAAAGTAGTAGGTTTCGAAAATAACCTGGAGTTACTTCGTGATGGCTTTGCGCTGGAATTCTATAATTGTTTTCTGGGTTTAGAGAAAAATCCTTTAAAAATTCCTTACTTGCCGATAGAAACTAGTCACGTTTCATTAGGAATTTGA
- a CDS encoding DUF3276 family protein, with translation MERDDQEMIYSKKIRAGKRTYFFDVRSTRSNDYYLTITESRRFQKDGDFVFEKSKLFVYKEDLDKVAEALQEAVNHIKTELLPHIDFEQYRNAEPTKESSDFDTTYKWD, from the coding sequence GTGGAAAGAGATGATCAAGAAATGATCTACTCAAAAAAAATAAGGGCCGGAAAACGCACTTATTTCTTTGATGTAAGATCCACTCGTTCGAATGACTACTATTTGACTATAACCGAAAGTAGAAGATTTCAGAAAGACGGAGACTTTGTTTTTGAGAAGTCAAAATTATTTGTGTACAAGGAAGACTTAGATAAGGTCGCTGAGGCTTTACAAGAAGCAGTAAATCATATCAAAACGGAATTATTGCCGCATATTGACTTTGAACAATATCGGAATGCGGAGCCTACAAAGGAATCCAGCGATTTTGATACGACGTACAAGTGGGATTAA
- a CDS encoding DUF58 domain-containing protein, whose protein sequence is MLDLSKVREYGKIDFLAKQLVEGFITGLHKSPFHGFSVEFAEHRLYNSGESTRHIDWKVFGKTDKLFVKTYEEETNLRCHLLLDVSSSMYYPRENQGKLNFAVLAAATLANMLQKQRDAVSLVTFSNQIEIQTPCKSTGTHLHQIYHHLESVLDRPYAPATTSVAETLHILAEKLHTRSLVVIFSDMFEDIENTEKLFSALQHLKHRKHEILLFHVSDPKTEKDFDFPEGPYEFIDLETQERLKLNPSAVKETYTKTLKDFYHELKIKCGQYKIDFIEVDIQKGFDPIMSSFLAKRAKLY, encoded by the coding sequence ATGTTAGACCTATCTAAAGTACGGGAATACGGCAAGATTGATTTTCTCGCCAAACAATTAGTGGAAGGCTTTATTACAGGCCTTCACAAATCACCTTTTCATGGCTTTTCCGTTGAATTCGCGGAACACAGGCTCTATAATTCGGGAGAAAGCACCCGACATATAGATTGGAAGGTCTTTGGCAAGACAGACAAACTCTTTGTTAAAACCTACGAAGAAGAGACGAACTTGAGGTGTCATTTACTTCTGGATGTCTCTTCCTCCATGTATTATCCCAGGGAGAATCAAGGTAAACTGAATTTCGCTGTATTAGCTGCAGCCACCTTGGCTAATATGCTTCAAAAACAAAGAGATGCGGTAAGCTTGGTCACTTTCTCTAATCAGATCGAAATCCAAACCCCTTGTAAGTCAACAGGAACCCACCTCCATCAGATCTATCATCATTTAGAGTCCGTATTAGATCGCCCATATGCACCTGCCACTACTTCAGTGGCAGAAACCCTGCATATACTAGCTGAAAAATTACACACACGCTCTTTGGTAGTGATCTTCAGCGACATGTTTGAGGACATTGAAAACACAGAGAAACTCTTCTCCGCCTTACAACACCTCAAACACCGCAAACATGAGATCTTGCTCTTCCATGTTTCAGATCCAAAGACAGAAAAAGATTTTGACTTTCCGGAAGGTCCGTATGAATTTATCGACTTGGAAACCCAGGAAAGGCTAAAACTTAATCCTTCTGCCGTAAAAGAGACTTATACGAAAACCTTGAAAGATTTCTATCATGAGCTAAAGATCAAATGTGGTCAATACAAGATAGATTTTATTGAGGTGGATATCCAAAAAGGCTTTGATCCCATTATGAGCTCCTTCCTAGCCAAAAGAGCAAAACTGTATTAA
- a CDS encoding heavy metal-binding domain-containing protein has protein sequence MILTTTHSVEGRQIIEYKALVTGETIIGANIFKDFFAGIRDIVGGRSASYEKVLREAKDTAISEMIDRARQYGADAIVGIDLDYETLGDKNGMMMVTASGTAVKLA, from the coding sequence ATGATACTAACTACCACCCATTCTGTAGAAGGCAGACAGATCATTGAATACAAAGCCTTAGTGACCGGCGAAACCATAATCGGTGCAAACATCTTTAAAGATTTCTTTGCTGGTATTAGAGACATCGTTGGCGGACGTTCCGCATCTTACGAAAAGGTTTTGCGGGAGGCAAAAGACACTGCCATATCTGAAATGATAGATAGGGCGAGGCAATACGGAGCTGATGCTATTGTAGGCATAGACTTAGATTATGAAACTCTAGGTGACAAAAATGGTATGATGATGGTTACGGCCAGCGGTACAGCTGTGAAGTTAGCCTAA
- the proS gene encoding proline--tRNA ligase, whose protein sequence is MSKALPTREENYSEWYNELVKRANLAENSAVRGCMVIKPYGYAIWEKMQRALDDMFKETGHTNAYFPLFIPKSFLSKEASHVEGFAKECAVVTHYRLKNDPDGKGVVVDPEAKLEEELIVRPTSETVIWNSYKNWVQSHRDLPILINQWANVVRWEMRTRLFLRTAEFLWQEGHTAHATREEAVAETNQMLEVYAKFAEEWMAVPVVRGRKTANERFAGADDTLCIEALMQDGKALQAGTSHFLGQNFAKAFDVKFQDKTGKQEFVWGTSWGVSTRLMGALIMAHSDDLGLVLPPKLAPIQVVIVPIYKGEEQLNAIFERMEPTIKSLKVQGISVKFDDDDSARPGWKFAEYELKGVPVRIAVGARDLENHQVEVARRDTLSKESVSMDGLDQYLINLLNDIQNNIYKKALAFRTANTFEVNTWEEFTQKIEEGGFLSAHWDGTSETEEKIKELTKATIRCIPLDFKEEEGTCILTGKPSKGRVLFAKAY, encoded by the coding sequence ATGTCAAAAGCATTACCTACAAGGGAAGAGAATTACTCTGAATGGTATAATGAATTAGTTAAAAGAGCAAACTTAGCAGAGAACTCTGCCGTTAGAGGCTGTATGGTGATAAAACCTTATGGCTATGCCATTTGGGAAAAAATGCAAAGGGCTTTAGATGATATGTTCAAGGAAACTGGTCATACTAATGCCTACTTTCCATTGTTTATACCTAAATCCTTCTTATCTAAAGAGGCTTCTCACGTGGAAGGTTTTGCTAAGGAGTGTGCGGTAGTGACGCATTACAGATTGAAAAATGATCCTGATGGCAAAGGGGTTGTAGTAGACCCTGAAGCTAAGTTAGAAGAGGAGCTTATAGTGCGTCCTACTTCTGAGACGGTGATTTGGAACAGTTATAAAAACTGGGTGCAGTCACATAGAGATCTACCTATCCTGATCAACCAATGGGCTAACGTGGTTCGTTGGGAGATGAGAACACGTCTTTTCTTGCGTACAGCAGAGTTTTTATGGCAAGAGGGACATACCGCTCACGCAACTCGTGAGGAAGCTGTGGCAGAGACTAATCAGATGTTAGAGGTATATGCCAAATTTGCTGAAGAATGGATGGCCGTACCGGTGGTTAGAGGTAGAAAGACCGCAAATGAGCGTTTTGCTGGTGCTGATGACACCCTGTGCATAGAGGCTTTAATGCAGGACGGTAAAGCCTTACAAGCAGGAACGAGTCATTTCTTAGGACAGAACTTTGCCAAAGCTTTTGATGTGAAATTCCAGGATAAAACCGGGAAACAAGAGTTTGTTTGGGGAACCTCTTGGGGAGTTAGTACTCGTTTAATGGGTGCATTGATCATGGCTCATTCTGACGATCTAGGCCTTGTACTTCCTCCGAAATTAGCACCCATCCAAGTGGTAATTGTTCCCATTTATAAGGGTGAAGAGCAATTGAATGCCATTTTTGAACGCATGGAGCCAACAATTAAATCACTGAAGGTTCAAGGTATTTCCGTGAAGTTTGATGATGACGACTCTGCCAGACCGGGTTGGAAATTCGCAGAATATGAATTGAAAGGGGTGCCGGTAAGAATAGCCGTAGGTGCAAGGGACTTGGAAAACCATCAGGTAGAAGTAGCTAGAAGGGATACCCTTTCCAAAGAGTCTGTTTCAATGGACGGTTTGGATCAATACCTAATTAATCTGCTGAACGATATTCAAAATAACATTTACAAAAAGGCGTTAGCTTTTAGAACTGCTAATACTTTTGAAGTGAATACTTGGGAAGAGTTCACTCAGAAGATAGAAGAAGGCGGTTTCTTGTCGGCTCACTGGGATGGAACTTCTGAAACAGAAGAGAAAATCAAGGAACTTACAAAAGCTACAATCCGTTGTATTCCTTTAGACTTTAAGGAAGAAGAAGGTACTTGTATCTTAACCGGAAAGCCTTCTAAAGGTAGGGTGCTATTTGCAAAAGCTTATTGA
- a CDS encoding GH3 auxin-responsive promoter family protein has translation MKSRIGRIDHFRNYPIETQFNVFHNLIERARFTEFGQHYGFSDIKTIKDFQERVPVVTYEEFFPWMERVLKGEKNIAWPSEITWFSKSSGTTNARSKFIPVSEEALHECNYRGGRDVLSLYVENTPNTQLFTGKSISINGSLHPNPYNESVEAGDVSAIITKNLPKWAEYFRTPPVEVALLDKWEDKINYMIQHCSSENIVAMLGVPTWGVVLIEKIMEETGTKSALDFWPNFEVFFHGAVSFTPYRTMFKERLFPSSQVKYMESYNASEGYFAIQDDLSLQDQMLLMLDYGVFFEFIPAEDWDKSFPKALTLDEVELDKNYALVISTNAGLWRYKLGDTIKFTSKYPFRIKISGRTKHFINVFGEELMVENADQALSKVCQELNLEVLEYTAAPIFMESEAKGGHEWAIELAHDPVNPQEFIQKLDQSLREINSDYDAKRHRDLALQLPVIHFCPKGTFMKWLRKNEKLGGQHKVPRLSNDRKLLEEILEMTES, from the coding sequence ATGAAAAGCAGGATAGGTAGGATTGATCATTTCAGGAACTACCCCATTGAAACCCAATTTAATGTATTCCACAACCTCATTGAAAGAGCAAGGTTCACGGAGTTTGGCCAGCACTATGGTTTTTCAGATATCAAGACCATAAAAGATTTCCAGGAAAGGGTACCAGTAGTAACCTATGAAGAGTTTTTTCCTTGGATGGAAAGAGTTTTGAAAGGAGAAAAAAATATAGCCTGGCCATCTGAAATCACTTGGTTTTCCAAATCTTCCGGTACTACTAATGCCAGAAGCAAATTTATTCCGGTCTCTGAAGAAGCCTTACATGAGTGTAATTATAGAGGAGGGAGAGATGTTTTGAGCCTCTATGTAGAGAATACTCCAAACACCCAGTTATTTACCGGGAAATCAATCTCGATCAATGGATCTCTGCACCCCAATCCGTACAATGAAAGTGTAGAAGCCGGAGACGTTTCCGCCATTATCACAAAAAACCTTCCGAAATGGGCTGAATATTTCCGTACACCACCCGTTGAAGTGGCTTTACTGGACAAATGGGAAGACAAGATAAATTATATGATTCAGCATTGTTCTTCGGAGAATATAGTGGCCATGTTAGGGGTACCTACTTGGGGTGTGGTATTGATCGAAAAGATCATGGAAGAAACAGGAACTAAATCTGCTTTGGATTTTTGGCCAAATTTTGAAGTATTCTTCCACGGAGCAGTGTCCTTCACCCCTTATCGTACCATGTTTAAGGAAAGGCTATTCCCTTCATCCCAAGTCAAATACATGGAATCCTATAATGCTTCAGAAGGGTATTTTGCCATTCAAGATGACCTCAGCTTACAGGATCAAATGCTTTTGATGTTAGATTATGGCGTATTCTTCGAATTCATTCCTGCAGAAGACTGGGACAAGTCATTCCCCAAGGCACTGACTCTGGATGAGGTGGAATTGGACAAGAACTATGCCTTAGTAATTTCAACGAATGCCGGCTTGTGGAGATATAAATTGGGCGACACCATAAAATTCACATCCAAGTATCCATTTAGAATCAAGATATCAGGAAGAACCAAACACTTCATAAATGTATTTGGGGAGGAATTGATGGTAGAGAATGCAGATCAAGCCTTATCCAAGGTTTGCCAGGAACTAAATCTGGAAGTATTAGAATATACGGCTGCCCCTATTTTTATGGAATCAGAGGCAAAAGGTGGTCATGAATGGGCCATAGAACTCGCTCATGATCCAGTAAACCCCCAAGAGTTTATCCAAAAATTGGATCAAAGTTTACGCGAAATCAACTCAGATTATGATGCAAAAAGGCATAGGGATCTAGCGTTACAATTGCCCGTCATTCATTTCTGTCCAAAAGGGACATTTATGAAATGGCTACGTAAAAACGAAAAGCTAGGCGGTCAGCACAAAGTACCCCGACTGAGTAATGATAGAAAACTATTGGAAGAAATATTGGAAATGACCGAGTCCTAA
- a CDS encoding FKBP-type peptidyl-prolyl cis-trans isomerase — protein sequence MVKSGDKVAIHYKGTLNDGTLFDSSEGREPLEFQVGSGMVIKGFDEGVMGMQVGEKKSIHISVEDAYGPASEEMIFNFDRADIPADIPLNVGETLNMHDGQRAVPVIIREVTESYVRLDANHPLAGQELNFELELVAIK from the coding sequence ATGGTAAAATCAGGTGATAAAGTGGCTATCCACTACAAAGGAACCTTAAATGACGGTACATTATTTGACTCTTCAGAAGGAAGAGAGCCATTGGAATTTCAAGTAGGTTCCGGTATGGTCATCAAGGGTTTTGACGAGGGAGTAATGGGCATGCAAGTAGGCGAGAAAAAGTCTATTCATATTTCTGTGGAAGACGCTTATGGTCCAGCAAGTGAAGAGATGATCTTTAACTTTGACCGAGCGGATATTCCTGCAGATATTCCTTTAAATGTAGGTGAAACTCTGAATATGCATGACGGACAGCGTGCCGTTCCTGTAATCATTCGTGAAGTTACTGAATCTTATGTTCGTCTGGATGCTAACCACCCTTTAGCAGGGCAAGAGTTGAATTTTGAACTGGAATTAGTAGCTATCAAATAA
- the metF gene encoding methylenetetrahydrofolate reductase [NAD(P)H], protein MAKVTEHIAASKGETLFSIEIIPPMKGGKIDELMNDISPLMELKPKFVDVTYHREEYLLKTKQDGSTVEVKTRKRPGTVGLCATLMHRFDTEPVPHILCGGFTKDDTEDLLIDLNYLGIKNVMALRGDHAKPFTSFKPKKGGHHYASELITQIKDMNDGKYLHETSEYLNNSDFCIGAAAYPEKHFEAATAEEDFEHLKRKVEAGAEYLVTQMFFDNKKYIDFVEKCKANGIHVPIIPGLKILSTKKQLEILPKIFYLDIPEEFAQAVKSCKDDKEVRQVGIDWCIQQCKELKSYGVPALHFYTMSKSTTTLAVAKEIF, encoded by the coding sequence ATGGCAAAAGTAACGGAACACATCGCAGCCAGTAAAGGCGAGACTTTATTTTCCATAGAAATCATTCCACCTATGAAAGGGGGAAAGATTGATGAGTTAATGAATGACATCAGTCCCTTAATGGAACTTAAGCCCAAATTTGTGGACGTTACTTACCACCGTGAGGAATATTTATTAAAAACCAAACAGGACGGTAGTACTGTAGAAGTAAAGACCAGAAAAAGACCCGGCACGGTGGGACTATGTGCTACACTCATGCACCGCTTTGACACAGAGCCTGTGCCACATATACTCTGTGGTGGTTTCACAAAGGATGATACAGAAGATCTATTAATAGATCTGAATTATTTAGGTATCAAAAATGTGATGGCCCTGAGAGGTGATCATGCCAAACCGTTTACTTCCTTTAAGCCCAAGAAAGGGGGACATCATTATGCTTCAGAACTGATAACGCAGATCAAGGACATGAATGATGGCAAATACCTGCACGAAACCAGCGAGTATTTGAATAATTCTGATTTCTGCATTGGTGCAGCAGCCTACCCGGAAAAACACTTTGAAGCGGCTACTGCGGAAGAAGATTTTGAGCACCTCAAAAGAAAGGTGGAAGCAGGAGCTGAATATCTTGTAACCCAAATGTTCTTTGACAATAAGAAATACATCGATTTTGTAGAAAAATGCAAGGCAAACGGTATCCACGTACCTATTATACCTGGATTAAAAATACTTTCTACGAAGAAGCAATTGGAGATCCTACCTAAAATCTTCTATTTAGATATTCCTGAGGAATTTGCCCAAGCAGTAAAATCATGTAAGGACGACAAGGAAGTGAGACAAGTAGGGATAGATTGGTGTATTCAGCAGTGTAAAGAACTTAAGTCCTATGGCGTTCCCGCCTTGCACTTTTATACGATGAGTAAATCTACCACCACTCTGGCGGTAGCAAAAGAAATATTTTAG